The Catenulispora sp. MAP5-51 DNA window GTCGCGCAGCAGGCCAGCGGCGTGGTCGCGCCGGCCCCGCTGTTCACCTCGATCCTGAACTTCCGCCACAGCCGCCGCGCCGGTCAACAGCGGCGGACCGCGCCGGAGGGAACCGGGTCCGACCGCATCGAGGGCATCCGGACCGAGTACGCTCACGACCGCACCAACTACCCGCTCGACGTGGCGGTCGACGACACCGGCACGGTGTTCTCCCTCACCGTCGAGACGGTGGCCGCGGTTGGCCCGGAGCGGATCTGCGCGCTGCTGCGCACGGCTCTGGACGGACTGACCGCGGCGCTGGAGCAGAACCCGGATATGCCGCTGGCGGACGTGGACGTCCTCGACGGCGCCGAGCTGGCGCAGGTGCTCGGGGAGTGGAACGCCACGGCGGTCGAGGGACGGAAGGTCAGTGTGGCGCGCCTGTTCGAGGAGCAGGCGGCGGGACGTCCGGACGCGGCGGCGTTGCTGTTCGAGGACGCGACCATCACCTACGGCGAGTTGAACGCCCGGGCCAACCGCCTGGCGCGCCATCTGGTGGGGCTCGGCGTCGGGCCGGAGACCGTCGTGGCGCTGTGTCTGCCGCGCGGTGTCGAGCTCATCGTCGGGCTGCTGGCGGTGCTCAAGTCCGGAGGCGCGTACGTGTCGCTGGACCCGGAGTACCCGGCTGAGCGCATCGCCTTCATGCTGGGTGACGCGCGACCGGCTTGTGTGCTCACCCTGGCGGAGTCTGTGGCGGGTTTGTCAGGGGTCGGTGATGCGCCGGTCGTGGCCGTCGATCATCAGAGCTCTCTTGACGCGTCGGCCCTCGACTTCAATGTTTCCCAGGACCTGGACGACGCGGAGCTGACGGGTCCGCTGACGCTCCAGCACCCCGCCTACGTCGTCTACACGTCGGGCTCCACCGGCACGGCGAAGGGCGTCGTGGTGTCTCACGGCGGCTTCGTGAACCTCGTGGCGGCGGTCCAACGGCGCTTCGAGGCCGGGGCCGGGGACCGGGTGGCGCAGTTCGCGTCGGCGAGCTTCGACCAGTTCTGCTCGGACTGGTCGGCGGCGCTGCTGTCCGGGGCGGCGCTGGTCGTCGTGCCGGCCGAGCGCCGGCTGGGGCGCGACCTCGCGGCGGTGTTCGCCGAGCGCCGGGTCACGCATGCCACGGTGCCCCCGGCGGTGCTGGCGACGCTGGAGCCGGGGTCGATCGCACCGGGGGTGGTCCTTGAGATCGGCGGCGAGGCGTGTCCGCCGGAGCTGATGGCGCGCTGGGCCGAGGGCAGAGTTCTGTTCAACGGCTACGGTCCGACGGAGACGACGGTCGACGCGACCGTGTGGCGGTACCGTCCGGACGCCCCCGAGATCCTGATCGGCTCCCCGACCGGCAACACCCGCGTCTACGTGCTCGATGACCGGCTGCGGCCGGTGCCGGTCGGCGTGGACGGGGAGTTGTACGTCGCCGGATCCGGGCTGGCGCGCGGGTACCTGAGGCGGGCCGGGCTCTCGGCGCAGCGCTTCGTCGCGTGCCCGTTCGAGCCGGGGGAGCGGATGTACCGGACCGGGGACCTGGTGCGCTGGACGCCCGGCGGGGAACTGGCCTTCGCCGGCCGCGCCGACGACCAGGTGAAGATCCGCGGGTTCCGGATCGAGCCGCAGGAGATCGAGACCGTCGTGGCCGCGCATCCGGGAGTCGGCCGGGCGGCCCTGGTCGTCCGGGACGACGGGCCCGGCGGGCGACGGTTGGTGGCTTATGTGGTTCCGGCCGGGGGCGAGGGGGACACCGCTGACGCGGTGGCCGGAGCCAGTGCGGACGCGGTCGCCAGTGCCGGTGCTCGTGCCGGTGCTGACGCGGTCGCCGGTGTCGGTGTGGACGAGGTCGCTGCCGTTGGCGGCGTTGCCGATGTGCGCGCGGTCGCCGGAACCGACGCCGCAGCGCTCTCGGCCGCCGTCCGCACCTTCGTCGCGGAACGCCTGCCGGAGTACATGGTCCCCTCGGCGGTCGTGGTGCTCGCCGCGCTGCCGCTCACCACCAACGGCAAGCTGGACCGGGCCGCCCTGCCGGCGCCGTCGGCCGCGGCGTCGGGATCGGACCAGGATCCTGAGACGCGCGTCGAGGAGGCCGTCTGCCTGGCGTTCGCCGAGGTCCTGGGGTTGGAGCGGGTCGGGGTCGAGGACAACTTCTTCGAGCTCGGCGGCCACTCGCTGCTCGCGATGACGCTCGTTGAGCGGCTGCGGGCGTGGGGGGTGCGGATCGCGCTCCGGACCTTGTACGAGGCCCCGACCGTCGCCGCGCTCGTGAACCGGCTGGACATGTCGGCGGTGCAGGACGCACTAAACGTCCTGCTCCCGATCCGGATCCAGGGCGATCGCCCGCCGCTGTTCTGCGTCCACCCGGCAGGCGGTATGAGCTGGGGCTACATGCCCCTGGCGCGGCTGGTGCCGGAGGACCGTCCGCTGTACGCGCTCCAGGACCGCGGCCTGCAGGCCGGCAGCGAGCTGTTCGCCTCGCTGCCGGACATGGCGGCGGAGTACGTCGCGCAGATCCGCGCCGTGCAGCCGACCGGCCCGTACCACCTGCTGGGGTGGTCCTTCGGCGGGATCGTCGTCCACGAGATGGCGGTCCAGTTGCAGGCGGCCGGCGAACGCACGTCGCTGATCGTCATGGACACCTACCCGCGGTCGCCCGAGCAGGACGCGGACGACACCGATGCCGCCGCCCCGGACTCCGAGCCCGCCCCGGACAGGTGGGAGCAACTGCTCGCCGGCGCCCGTGTCGCACGGGACCAGGTCCTGCCGGTCATCTCCGACGAGGAACTGGAGGTCATGGTCCGCGTCTACGCCAACAGCGGCCGGATCCTCGACGCGCACGAGTTCGGCCGCTTCCAGGGCCCCGCACTGCTGATCGCCTCGACAGCGGAGAAGGCCGCGGGCTTCGACCCCGCCGCGGGCTGGCGGCCCTACATCGGCGGCGAGCTCACGGCGGTCCGGATGCCCTGCGGCCACGCGGAGATGATGCGGCCGGAGAACCTGGCCGATGTCTGGGCCGCCATCGCGCCGTGGCTGGAGGCGGGGGGCTGATACGTGGCGGGGGTCGGTTTGTTCGTTGGTTGACAGGCGACAAGCGTTTTCTGACGGCTTCGCGCAGGGTTGGCGGGATCCGTTGGTGGCGCGGGTCGGGGGTGGTGCTGGTTTCGGGGGGCGGCGGTGGTGTGGGCAGGTGGTCGGCTCTACTGCGAAGGGCAAGGTCAAGGGCTTACAGGCGCCTCCGGCGGCGCCTGCGCGGCGAGCGGCCTCGCTCCGGGGAGTGGGGGTCGCGCTGGCTGCCGGCGGACGATGCTTGTGGTCGCCTCTGTCCCGGATTCCCCGCCGCTTCAGCGCCCGGAGGGAACCATCCCGGACTGGGCGGTGTCAAGCCGGATCACACGCTGCTGTGGTTGCGCCTCGTCCGGCTGGACACCGCCCAGTCCGGGATGGTTGTGCAAGCACCGCCGAAGCGACGGGGAATCCGGGACAACCCCGGTCTGTGGGAAGGGTTCCCGCACCACACGCACACACCGCCTGGCCGCCGCTGTGCCTCACCGAGTGGACCCCGTCCACACCACAGGCGGGTTTGTCCCGGATTCCCCGTCGCTTCGGCGGGCGTAGCCAAGCAGGCCGGGCCGGTGGTGTCAAGTCGCTGATACCCGGCCACCAGTTCTGCGATCCGACTTGATACCACCGGACCGGCCTGCTTCCGTAAGGAGACGATGCGGCGGGGAATCCGGGACGAAGGCGACCACAAGCAGCGTCCGGCAGCTAGCAGCGCGACCCCCACTCCCCGGAGCGAGGCCGCTCGCCGCGCAGGCGCCGCCGGAGGCGCTCTTGACTGTCGCCTCTGACTGTCGCAGTTGATCTTGACTGTCGCAGTAGAACCGACCACCTACCCACACCACCGCCGCCCCGCGAAACCAGCGGCACCCCGACCCGCGCCACCAACGGATCCCGCAAACCCTGCGCGAAGCCGTCAAGAGACGCCTGTGCCTGTCACCCCCGAACAAACCGCACCAGGAGCGCCGATAGGCCCGCCGCACTTTGCGCGGCGGGCCTATCCGTGTCCTGCTAAAGGGCTCCTGAACGTACGCCCGACTGCCGGTCAGGCGTTGGGGTGCAGCAGGTCCATCGTGTCGTGGGTGACCTCGCGGTCGAGGTCCTCCAGCGAGCAGTAGCTGAAGCACACCATGATGCGCTCCACCCCCTCGGCGATGGGGGTCACGTGGTGCAGGGAGGTGTCGGTGCGCATCAGGTAGGCGGTGCCGGAGGCCGGGTGCCGCCGGCGGATCTCGCGGGTGGCCAGGTAGTGCTCCAGGCGCGGGTTCTCCTTGTCCCAGAAGGTGTCGGGGATGTACTCGACGTCGCCGCCGCAGCCCTCGGGGGTCGACTTGACCACCCAGACCACGGCGAAGGAGTAGTCGTCCCAGTGCCAGCCGTGGACGTCCCCGGGGCGGTCCATCCGTGCCGAGATGTACTCCTCGGGCACGTAGGGCACCGGCAGCACCTCCTGGCCGGCTATCTCCGACAGCCGCTTGAGCAGCGCCGGACAGTCGAAGACCGCCGGGATGACCGAGCTGCCCGCCAGCAGGACGTCCCGGTCGAGGTTCGAGAAGTTCCGGGGCGTGTTGCCGGTCGAGGGCACGAGGATGTCGCGCCGTCGGCTGCGGGTGTCGTACAGGTCGGCCAGTTCCTGCTCGGCCCGGTGTGCCAGGGCCGGCGGGAGGAAGGATTCGAGCTCCACGTAATCGTCTTCCTTGAATCGTTCGGCCAGTGCCGGAACGAGTTCCCGGAATGCGGGGGAGTCGAAATGTTCGTGCAGTTGTTCTGTGACGCTGAGCGAAGTCTGCAGACTCATGGAATGCCTTCCCGTGAATACCAGGAAACCCTGATCGGAGGCCCAGTAGATATCTGTGCTCTGCGAAACGTCAAGGAAATCACGAGGCGTGGGAAAGGGATTGGGTCTTGCTATTCCGGTGGCGCCACCGGCGCCGCTCATCGTGCTGCTTCGGCCATGTCGTGCGCCGAGAATTGCGTCCGGTACAAGTCCGCGTAGAGCCCTTCGGCGGCGAGCAGTTCGGTGTGCGTGCCACGTTCGCGGACTTGTCCGGCCTCGATCACCACGATCAGGTCCGCGTCGCGGATGGTGGACAGCCGGTGGGCGATCACCAGCGAGGTGCGGCCGGCCAGCGCGGCCTTCAGTGCCTGCTGGATCGCCAATTCCGACTCGGAGTCCAGGTGGGCCGTGGCCTCGTCCAGGACGACGACCGGCGGGGACTTCAGCAGTAGGCGGGCCAGCGCGACCCGCTGCTTCTCGCCGCCCGAGAGCCGGTAGCCGCGGTCGCCGACCACGGTGTCCAGGCCGTCGGGCAGGGCCGCGATCGTCTCCCAGATCATGGCCGCGCGGCAGGCCTGCTCCAGGTCCTGCTCGGTGGCCTGCGGGCGGGCGAACAGCAGGTTGGCGCGGATCGTGTCGTGGAACATGTGCGCGTCCTGCGTCACCACGCCGACGGTGTCGTGGACCGAGTCCAAAGTCAGGTCCCTGATGTCCTCGCCGCCGATCCGCACCGTCCCGGTGACCGCGTCGTACAGCCGCGGCACCAGGTGGATCAGGGTCGTCTTCCCGGCGCCGGACGGTCCCACCAGCGCGACCATGGCGCCGGCCGGGACCCGGAAGCTGACGTCGGTGAGCGTCCAGGCCTGGGAGGCGCGCTCGACGCCGGGCCGGGCGATCGACTCCAGGGACGCCAGCGACACCTCCGAAGCCGCCGGATAGCGGAAGCAGACCCGGTCGAACTCGACCTCGGGCGCGGGCTGCCCGGGCCCGGCCGGCGGCAGGGCGATCGCCCCGGGCCGCTCGGTGATCAGCGGCTCCAGGTCCAGGACCTCGAAGACGCGGTCGAAGCTGACCAGGGCCGAGGTGATGTTCACCTGCAGGCTGGTGAGCTGGTTCAGCGGCGCGTAGAAGCGCAGCAGCAGGGCCGCCATCGCCACCAGCGTGCCGATCGGCACGACGCCGTGGATGACCAGCTCGCCGCCGACCCCGTAGACGATCGCGGAGGTGAGCGCGATGAGCAGGGAGATGATGATGACGAAGATGCGCCCGACGACGCCGGTGACCACCGCGATGTCGCGTACCCGGCCGGCCCGGTCGGCGAAGGCCCCGGACTCCTGCGCCGGGCGGCCGTAGAGCTTGACGAGCATGGCGCCGGCCACGTTGAACCGCTCGTTCATCTGCGTGCCGATCTCGGCGCCGAGCTGCATCTCCTGGCGGGCCAGCCGGGCGATCCGGCGGCTGACGAGCTTGCCCGGGACGAAGAACGCCGGCAGCAGCACCAGCATGATCACGCTGAGCTGCCAGGACAGGTAGAACATCATCGCCAGCGTGAACACCAGGGTGAGCACGGTGGACGCGGTCTGCGTCAGCGCGGTGCCGACCACCTGCTGGGCCCCGTTGACGTCCGCGTTCAGCCGGTTGACCAGCGCGCCGGTCTGGGCCCGGCTGAAGAACGCCAGGGGCTGGCGCTGCACGTGGTCGAAGACCCGCGTGCGCAGGTCGTAGACGATGCCCTGCCCGACCCGGCCGGAGAACCAGGCCTGCACGTAGACCGCGCCGGCGTCGAGGAAGGCCAGGCCGGCCAGGGTCGCCGACCAGCCCAGCAGGACGCCGGGGCGGCGGTGCGCGATGCCGTCGTCGACCACCCACTTCAGGATCAGCGGGGTCGCAGCGGTGATGAGGGCGTCCACCACCGAGGTCGCCACCAGCAGAATCAGGGCCCAGCGATACGGGGCGGTGTACGGCAGGATGCGGCGGACGGTGCCCGGCCGGATCTGCTGCCGGGTCAGGGGTTCGTCCAGGCGTGGCCGCATCTGGAAGGCGCCTATCGACATGGCGGTACCTGCTTGGCTCGCATCCGATCTCTCTCCTTGACAAGTGGTGAATGTTCAACTGGGCCCGGGACGCGGTTGAACAGCCGCGCTCGCACCATCGGTGCGCGGACTCCGAGATCGGAATCGAGTATTGATGGGGCGGGGCGGGCTCGGCCATAGTGGCGCGGCGTGGGCCTGAACCCCCGCTGACGGCCACGGTCGTCCGGTACCTAGCCGGGTCTTCGCCCACTGACATCGAACCCTGATGAGAACTCTGATGGGAACCCGATCTGTGGAGCTGTCATGCCGATGCTGAACGTCCGCGGAATCCGGCTGGCCTACGAGCGGGCGGGCTCGGGCGAACCGGTCCTGCTGATCATGGGATCCGGCGCGGCCGGCCGGGTCTGGACCATGTACCAGACGCCCGCGCTGCAGCGGGCCGGCTATGAGACCGTCACGTTCGACAACCGCGGCATCGCGCCGTCGGACGCCCCGCCCGGCCGCTACTCGGCGGCCGATCTGGTCGGCGACACCATCGGACTGATCGAGGCGCTGGAGCTGGGACCGTGCCGGATCGTCGGGACGTCGCTGGGGGCGATGATCGCCCAGGAACTGGCGGTCGTCCGGCCGGATCTGGTGCGCAGCGCCGTGCTGATCGCCACCCGGGCTCGCTCCGACGCCTTTCGCAGGGCCATGACGATGGCCGACCGCGCCCTGGCCGAGGCCGGCCTCGGCCTGCCGCCGCTGTACGGTGCGGTGGGCGAGGTGGTGCGGATGTTCTCGCCGGCGACGCTGGACGACGATCGCGCGGTCGAGGTGTGGCTGGACCTGTTCGAGCTGTCGGGCAGCGGTGGCGCCGCCGGCGGCCAGGCCTGGGCCACCCCGGAGGAGGACCGCCGCGCAGCGCTGAAGGGCATCACCGCGCCCTGCCGCGTCATCGCCTTCGCCGACGACCGCATCACGCCGCCGCATCTGGGCGAGGAGGTGGCCGACGCGATTCCGGACTGCGACTACGTGGAGGTCGCCTCCTGCGGGCACCTCGGCTATCTGGAACGACCCGACGAAGTCAACGCAGCGATGATCGAGTTCCTGGACAAGTACTGATTCCGCCGCTTCCGTTCAACCGTGCCTTGGGCACACTTGGACACACACGCTCGCCCCGCGCTGTGGCCCGAATGCCGGGTTCTGCATATGATTTTCGATCAGCACTATCAGAATTCT harbors:
- a CDS encoding alpha/beta fold hydrolase — translated: MPMLNVRGIRLAYERAGSGEPVLLIMGSGAAGRVWTMYQTPALQRAGYETVTFDNRGIAPSDAPPGRYSAADLVGDTIGLIEALELGPCRIVGTSLGAMIAQELAVVRPDLVRSAVLIATRARSDAFRRAMTMADRALAEAGLGLPPLYGAVGEVVRMFSPATLDDDRAVEVWLDLFELSGSGGAAGGQAWATPEEDRRAALKGITAPCRVIAFADDRITPPHLGEEVADAIPDCDYVEVASCGHLGYLERPDEVNAAMIEFLDKY
- a CDS encoding ABC transporter ATP-binding protein; translated protein: MSIGAFQMRPRLDEPLTRQQIRPGTVRRILPYTAPYRWALILLVATSVVDALITAATPLILKWVVDDGIAHRRPGVLLGWSATLAGLAFLDAGAVYVQAWFSGRVGQGIVYDLRTRVFDHVQRQPLAFFSRAQTGALVNRLNADVNGAQQVVGTALTQTASTVLTLVFTLAMMFYLSWQLSVIMLVLLPAFFVPGKLVSRRIARLARQEMQLGAEIGTQMNERFNVAGAMLVKLYGRPAQESGAFADRAGRVRDIAVVTGVVGRIFVIIISLLIALTSAIVYGVGGELVIHGVVPIGTLVAMAALLLRFYAPLNQLTSLQVNITSALVSFDRVFEVLDLEPLITERPGAIALPPAGPGQPAPEVEFDRVCFRYPAASEVSLASLESIARPGVERASQAWTLTDVSFRVPAGAMVALVGPSGAGKTTLIHLVPRLYDAVTGTVRIGGEDIRDLTLDSVHDTVGVVTQDAHMFHDTIRANLLFARPQATEQDLEQACRAAMIWETIAALPDGLDTVVGDRGYRLSGGEKQRVALARLLLKSPPVVVLDEATAHLDSESELAIQQALKAALAGRTSLVIAHRLSTIRDADLIVVIEAGQVRERGTHTELLAAEGLYADLYRTQFSAHDMAEAAR